A stretch of Primulina tabacum isolate GXHZ01 chromosome 13, ASM2559414v2, whole genome shotgun sequence DNA encodes these proteins:
- the LOC142523440 gene encoding ABC transporter G family member 9-like: METEMADMEAQSNGVEKESATIFKKANCPVTLMFKDVVYKIKIEKRGILKRNSKSEEKVILKGITGMVLPGEILAMLGPSGSGKTTLLTALGGRLGGLLSGSVTYSGKPFSNTLKRNMGFVSQDDFLYPHLTVLETLVYTALLRLPKTLTKEEKVQHAEDIVTQLGLSRCRNSIAGGPLLRGISGGERKRVSIGQEMLINPSLLFLDEPTSGLDSTTAMRIVSTLWELANGGRTVVMTIHQPSSRLFYMFHKVLLLSEGNPLYYGKGSCAMDYFLDIGFAPSIVMNPADFLLDLANGVSTADSQENQTNIKQTLVRAFENNLSERVKAEHVIINHHIPETIDERPFKQLSNTWWYQFSVLLRRGLKERKHESFSGLKIAQVLVVAFLCGCLWWKSDINHLQDQVGLFFFYSSFWGFFPLFQAIFTFPQERIMLSKERSSGMYRLSSYFMAQTVGDLPMELVLPTIFFIITYWMAGLKPTAGSFLSGLVILLYSVLCSQGLGLAIGAIFMDQKSATVLGSVVMLTFLLASGYFVQNVPGFIGWIKYISISHYTFKLLLGSQHRPGETYPCDMNKSCLVEDFPSVKAVGLDGRAISVIALAIMLVGYRLIAYLALMRIGMPRK, encoded by the exons ATGGAGACCGAGATGGCGGATATGGAAGCCCAGAGTAACGGCGTTGAGAAAGAGAGTGCCACCATCTTCAAGAAAGCTAATTGTCCTGTCACGTTGATG TTTAAGGATGTTGTTTACAAGATCAAAATTGAGAAAAGAGGAATCTTAAAGAGAAACTCAAAATCAGAGGAGAAAGTAATCTTGAAAGGCATCACCGGCATGGTGCTACCAGGTGAAATTTTGGCTATGTTAGGTCCATCAGGCAGCGGCAAAACAACTCTTTTAACTGCATTAGGTGGCCGACTTGGCGGTCTTCTCTCTGGCAGTGTCACTTATAGTGGCAAGCCATTTTCAAACACGTTGAAACGGAATATGGGATTTGTTTCACAAGATGACTTCCTTTACCCGCACCTGACTGTGCTAGAAACCCTAGTTTACACAGCATTACTGCGCTTGCCGAAAACTCTGACCAAAGAGGAAAAGGTGCAGCATGCAGAAGATATTGTGACTCAACTTGGATTGTCAAGGTGCAGAAACAGCATTGCGGGAGGACCTCTACTGAGGGGAATTTCGGGGGGCGAGAGAAAACGAGTAAGCATTGGTCAAGAGATGCTGATAAATCCAAGCCTATTGTTTCTTGATGAGCCCACCTCTGGGCTTGATTCAACGACTGCGATGAGGATCGTCTCTACATTGTGGGAGTTAGCTAATGGAGGACGAACCGTGGTAATGACGATTCACCAGCCTTCGAGCaggctgttttatatgtttcaCAAGGTTCTTTTGTTGTCTGAAGGGAATCCCTTGTATTATGGGAAGGGATCTTGTGCCATggattatttcttggatattggTTTCGCTCCATCAATCGTCATGAATCCTGCTGATTTCCTATTAGATCTCGCCAATG GAGTCTCGACTGCTGATTCGCAGGAAAATCAAACAAATATTAAGCAGACCCTTGTTCGCGCTTTCGAGAACAATTTGTCTGAGAGGGTAAAGGCAGAACATGTTATCATCAATCACCATATTCCTGAAACTATTGACGAGAGGCCATTTAAGCAATTGTCGAATACATGGTGGTATCAATTTTCCGTTTTGTTGAGAAGAGGACTAAAGGAAAGAAAGCATGAATCTTTCTCCGGCCTCAAGATCGCCCAGGTTCTGGTCGTAGCTTTCCTGTGTGGATGTTTGTGGTggaaatctgatatcaatcacTTGCAAGATCAG GTCGGGCTTTTCTTCTTTTACTCGAGCTTTTGGGGCTTCTTCCCTCTATTCCAAGCCATATTCACTTTCCCACAAGAACGTATAATGCTATCAAAAGAAAGATCTTCCGGCATGTACCGTCTATCGTCCTACTTCATGGCACAAACTGTGGGTGACTTGCCAATGGAATTAGTCCTACCCACAATTTTTTTCATCATAACCTACTGGATGGCAGGGTTGAAACCCACAGCAGGATCCTTCTTATCTGGCTTGGTCATTCTACTATATAGCGTGCTATGCTCTCAAGGGCTCGGGCTTGCCATTGGAGCTATTTTCATGGACCAGAAATCAGCAACAGTTCTTGGATCAGTTGTCATGTTAACTTTCCTATTAGCCAGTGGATATTTTGTTCAGAACGTGCCCGGATTCATTGGATGGATCAAGTACATATCGATCAGTCACTACACGTTTAAGCTCTTATTGGGATCACAACACAGGCCGGGTGAAACTTATCCTTGTGATATGAATAAATCCTGTCTTGTTGAGGATTTTCCATCGGTAAAGGCCGTGGGACTCGACGGTCGAGCCATAAGTGTGATTGCTTTGGCCATAATGCTTGTGGGTTATAGGCTTATTGCATATCTTGCACTGATGAGAATTGGAATGCCAAGAAAATAG
- the LOC142522972 gene encoding peptidyl-prolyl cis-trans isomerase CYP37, chloroplastic isoform X3, with product MAFLLCASCACLSPTKHSLLAPSAAKPISRSTVSSILCFNRGPYLERFLSPKFSRIWSQNDNDTNELMNECNHRPYLGTWMDLGRKQFEITLAAVIFFLQLTSPVSGTVHEFWSIPFAEAVLYSPETKIPRTGELALRRAIPANTNMKAIQRKPFGTMEGNVKKALKIATDEKESILLSIPVELREEGSVLYASLTDGKGGLKNLLESIKDKDADKVSVGLASSLDIVAQLELLQAPGLSFLLPEPYLNYPRLTGRAVAEFAIEKGDGSTFSPEAGGQSRNTITIQVVLDGYSAPLTAGNFAKLVADGAYNGVKLLSINQAIISDSAMGKAVGYSVPLEIMPSGQFEPLYKTTLNVQDGELPVLPLSVYGAVAMAHNEVSEEYSSPNQFFFYLYDKRNSGLGGISFDEGQFSVCGYTTVGRQNLSQIKSGDVIRSAKLVEGQDRLILPKENSN from the exons ATGGCCTTCCTTTTGTGTGCTTCCTGTGCCTGTCTCTCTCCCACCAAGCATTCACTCCTCGCCCCATCTGCTGCAAAGCCGATTTCTCGTTCAACTGTAAGCTCCATACTTTGCTTCAACAGAGGACCTTATCTGGAAAGATTTCTCTCTCCTAAATTCAGTCGCATTTGGTCCCAAAACGATAATGACACAAAT GAGTTGATGAATGAGTGCAATCATCGGCCTTATTTAGGAACATGGATGGACCTAGGAAGGAAGCAGTTTGAAATCACCCTGGCAGCCGTCATTTTCTTTCTCCAGCTAACATCTCCAGTATCTGGGACAGTTCACGAGTTTTGGTCCATTCCTTTTGCTGAAGCAGTGCTTTATTCCCCAGAAACAAAAATTCCTCGGACAGGGGAACTGGCTTTGAGAAGAGCAATTCCAGCTAATACCAATATGAAAGCTATACAG AGGAAACCCTTTGGAACCATGGAGGGAAATGTCAAGAAAGCTCTGAAG ATTGCCACAGATGAAAAAGAGTCCATTCTGTTGAGCATACCAGTTGAATTGAGAGAGGAAGGTTCAGTTCTATATGCATCTCTGACAGATGGGAAG GGTGGACTGAAAAACCTTCTTGAAAGCATCAAGGATAAAGATGCTGACAAAGTGTCAGTTGGCCTTGCGTCTTCACTTGATATTGTTGCGCAATTGGAGTTGCTACAG GCTCCAGGATTGTCATTTTTGTTACCTGAACCATACTTAAACTACCCCAG GCTTACAGGGAGAGCGGTTGCTGAATTTGCAATTGAAAAGGGAGATGGTTCAACGTTTTCCCCAGAAGCTGGTGGTCAATCTCGAAAtacaattacaatccag GTCGTCTTGGATGGGTATTCTGCACCACTTACAGCAGGGAACTTTGCAAAACTG GTGGCTGATGGGGCTTATAATGGGGTGAAACTTTTGTCCATCAACCAAGCAATTATCTCAGACAGTGCAATGGGAAAGGCAGTCGGGTACAGTGTTCCCCTGGAGATAATGCCATCTGGGCAGTTTGAGCCACTGTACAAGACAACCCTAAACGTACAG GATGGTGAGCTGCCTGTGCTTCCACTATCTGTTTATGGTGCAGTGGCCATGGCTCATAATGAGGTGTCCGAGGAGTATTCTTCACCAAACcagtttttcttttatctttatGACAAGAGAAAT TCTGGCTTAGGAGGGATATCCTTTGATGAGGGTCAGTTTTCTGTCTGTGG ATATACTACGGTGGGACGACAAAATTTAAGTCAGATTAAAAGTGGGGACGTCATTCGATCTGCAAAGCTAGTGGAAGGCCAAGATCGCCTCATACTACCCAAAGAAAATTCGAACTGA
- the LOC142522972 gene encoding peptidyl-prolyl cis-trans isomerase CYP37, chloroplastic isoform X2, with protein MAFLLCASCACLSPTKHSLLAPSAAKPISRSTVSSILCFNRGPYLERFLSPKFSRIWSQNDNDTNELMNECNHRPYLGTWMDLGRKQFEITLAAVIFFLQLTSPVSGTVHEFWSIPFAEAVLYSPETKIPRTGELALRRAIPANTNMKAIQYSLEDISYLLRIPQRKPFGTMEGNVKKALKIATDEKESILLSIPVELREEGSVLYASLTDGKGGLKNLLESIKDKDADKVSVGLASSLDIVAQLELLQAPGLSFLLPEPYLNYPRLTGRAVAEFAIEKGDGSTFSPEAGGQSRNTITIQVVLDGYSAPLTAGNFAKLVADGAYNGVKLLSINQAIISDSAMGKAVGYSVPLEIMPSGQFEPLYKTTLNDGELPVLPLSVYGAVAMAHNEVSEEYSSPNQFFFYLYDKRNSGLGGISFDEGQFSVCGYTTVGRQNLSQIKSGDVIRSAKLVEGQDRLILPKENSN; from the exons ATGGCCTTCCTTTTGTGTGCTTCCTGTGCCTGTCTCTCTCCCACCAAGCATTCACTCCTCGCCCCATCTGCTGCAAAGCCGATTTCTCGTTCAACTGTAAGCTCCATACTTTGCTTCAACAGAGGACCTTATCTGGAAAGATTTCTCTCTCCTAAATTCAGTCGCATTTGGTCCCAAAACGATAATGACACAAAT GAGTTGATGAATGAGTGCAATCATCGGCCTTATTTAGGAACATGGATGGACCTAGGAAGGAAGCAGTTTGAAATCACCCTGGCAGCCGTCATTTTCTTTCTCCAGCTAACATCTCCAGTATCTGGGACAGTTCACGAGTTTTGGTCCATTCCTTTTGCTGAAGCAGTGCTTTATTCCCCAGAAACAAAAATTCCTCGGACAGGGGAACTGGCTTTGAGAAGAGCAATTCCAGCTAATACCAATATGAAAGCTATACAG TATTCTCTGGAGGACATTTCTTACTTGCTTAGGATCCCGCAGAGGAAACCCTTTGGAACCATGGAGGGAAATGTCAAGAAAGCTCTGAAG ATTGCCACAGATGAAAAAGAGTCCATTCTGTTGAGCATACCAGTTGAATTGAGAGAGGAAGGTTCAGTTCTATATGCATCTCTGACAGATGGGAAG GGTGGACTGAAAAACCTTCTTGAAAGCATCAAGGATAAAGATGCTGACAAAGTGTCAGTTGGCCTTGCGTCTTCACTTGATATTGTTGCGCAATTGGAGTTGCTACAG GCTCCAGGATTGTCATTTTTGTTACCTGAACCATACTTAAACTACCCCAG GCTTACAGGGAGAGCGGTTGCTGAATTTGCAATTGAAAAGGGAGATGGTTCAACGTTTTCCCCAGAAGCTGGTGGTCAATCTCGAAAtacaattacaatccag GTCGTCTTGGATGGGTATTCTGCACCACTTACAGCAGGGAACTTTGCAAAACTG GTGGCTGATGGGGCTTATAATGGGGTGAAACTTTTGTCCATCAACCAAGCAATTATCTCAGACAGTGCAATGGGAAAGGCAGTCGGGTACAGTGTTCCCCTGGAGATAATGCCATCTGGGCAGTTTGAGCCACTGTACAAGACAACCCTAAAC GATGGTGAGCTGCCTGTGCTTCCACTATCTGTTTATGGTGCAGTGGCCATGGCTCATAATGAGGTGTCCGAGGAGTATTCTTCACCAAACcagtttttcttttatctttatGACAAGAGAAAT TCTGGCTTAGGAGGGATATCCTTTGATGAGGGTCAGTTTTCTGTCTGTGG ATATACTACGGTGGGACGACAAAATTTAAGTCAGATTAAAAGTGGGGACGTCATTCGATCTGCAAAGCTAGTGGAAGGCCAAGATCGCCTCATACTACCCAAAGAAAATTCGAACTGA
- the LOC142522972 gene encoding peptidyl-prolyl cis-trans isomerase CYP37, chloroplastic isoform X1, whose protein sequence is MAFLLCASCACLSPTKHSLLAPSAAKPISRSTVSSILCFNRGPYLERFLSPKFSRIWSQNDNDTNELMNECNHRPYLGTWMDLGRKQFEITLAAVIFFLQLTSPVSGTVHEFWSIPFAEAVLYSPETKIPRTGELALRRAIPANTNMKAIQYSLEDISYLLRIPQRKPFGTMEGNVKKALKIATDEKESILLSIPVELREEGSVLYASLTDGKGGLKNLLESIKDKDADKVSVGLASSLDIVAQLELLQAPGLSFLLPEPYLNYPRLTGRAVAEFAIEKGDGSTFSPEAGGQSRNTITIQVVLDGYSAPLTAGNFAKLVADGAYNGVKLLSINQAIISDSAMGKAVGYSVPLEIMPSGQFEPLYKTTLNVQDGELPVLPLSVYGAVAMAHNEVSEEYSSPNQFFFYLYDKRNSGLGGISFDEGQFSVCGYTTVGRQNLSQIKSGDVIRSAKLVEGQDRLILPKENSN, encoded by the exons ATGGCCTTCCTTTTGTGTGCTTCCTGTGCCTGTCTCTCTCCCACCAAGCATTCACTCCTCGCCCCATCTGCTGCAAAGCCGATTTCTCGTTCAACTGTAAGCTCCATACTTTGCTTCAACAGAGGACCTTATCTGGAAAGATTTCTCTCTCCTAAATTCAGTCGCATTTGGTCCCAAAACGATAATGACACAAAT GAGTTGATGAATGAGTGCAATCATCGGCCTTATTTAGGAACATGGATGGACCTAGGAAGGAAGCAGTTTGAAATCACCCTGGCAGCCGTCATTTTCTTTCTCCAGCTAACATCTCCAGTATCTGGGACAGTTCACGAGTTTTGGTCCATTCCTTTTGCTGAAGCAGTGCTTTATTCCCCAGAAACAAAAATTCCTCGGACAGGGGAACTGGCTTTGAGAAGAGCAATTCCAGCTAATACCAATATGAAAGCTATACAG TATTCTCTGGAGGACATTTCTTACTTGCTTAGGATCCCGCAGAGGAAACCCTTTGGAACCATGGAGGGAAATGTCAAGAAAGCTCTGAAG ATTGCCACAGATGAAAAAGAGTCCATTCTGTTGAGCATACCAGTTGAATTGAGAGAGGAAGGTTCAGTTCTATATGCATCTCTGACAGATGGGAAG GGTGGACTGAAAAACCTTCTTGAAAGCATCAAGGATAAAGATGCTGACAAAGTGTCAGTTGGCCTTGCGTCTTCACTTGATATTGTTGCGCAATTGGAGTTGCTACAG GCTCCAGGATTGTCATTTTTGTTACCTGAACCATACTTAAACTACCCCAG GCTTACAGGGAGAGCGGTTGCTGAATTTGCAATTGAAAAGGGAGATGGTTCAACGTTTTCCCCAGAAGCTGGTGGTCAATCTCGAAAtacaattacaatccag GTCGTCTTGGATGGGTATTCTGCACCACTTACAGCAGGGAACTTTGCAAAACTG GTGGCTGATGGGGCTTATAATGGGGTGAAACTTTTGTCCATCAACCAAGCAATTATCTCAGACAGTGCAATGGGAAAGGCAGTCGGGTACAGTGTTCCCCTGGAGATAATGCCATCTGGGCAGTTTGAGCCACTGTACAAGACAACCCTAAACGTACAG GATGGTGAGCTGCCTGTGCTTCCACTATCTGTTTATGGTGCAGTGGCCATGGCTCATAATGAGGTGTCCGAGGAGTATTCTTCACCAAACcagtttttcttttatctttatGACAAGAGAAAT TCTGGCTTAGGAGGGATATCCTTTGATGAGGGTCAGTTTTCTGTCTGTGG ATATACTACGGTGGGACGACAAAATTTAAGTCAGATTAAAAGTGGGGACGTCATTCGATCTGCAAAGCTAGTGGAAGGCCAAGATCGCCTCATACTACCCAAAGAAAATTCGAACTGA
- the LOC142523458 gene encoding 3',5'-bisphosphate nucleotidase AHL-like isoform X2: MLTQNLGDQNISIVAEEDSQTLSKPESSALLAMVVDAVNECLSEAPRFGLQGPNKPLEASLILDAISQCNSNGGPLGRHWVLDPVDGTLGFVRGDQYAVALAMIDEREVVLGVLGCPNYPVKDDGLNMHSLQGDARSETSSRDVGCVMYAQKHTRKAWMQPLIHRNKWLEWPNSAKLIRVSSIDDPAEATFCEPVESNNSDHSFAAEVANTIGLRKKPFRVHSMVKYGAIARGEAEIYMKFAMSGYKEKIWDHAAGVLLVQEAGGVVTDGAGRPLDFSRGIYLESLDRGLIACCGSRLHQKIISAVYASWESSHL; the protein is encoded by the exons ATGCTCACACAAAATTTGGGTGACCAAAATATCTCCATTGTTGCTGAAGAAGATtctcaaactctttcaaaaccTGAATCATCAGCTCTATTAGCCATGGTTGTTGATGCTGTAAATGAATGCTTGTCTGAAGCTCCTAGATTTGGTCTCCAAGGACCTAATAAACCACTAGAGGCTTCACTAATTCTTGATGCAATCAGCCAGTGTAACTCAAATGGGGGCCCATTGGGCCGGCATTGGGTCCTTGATCCGGTCGATGGAACTTTAGGATTTGTACGTGGAGATCAATATGCTGTTGCTCTTGCTATGATTGATGAGAGAGAAGTTGTACTTGGTGTACTCGGATGTCCGAATTACCCAGTGAAAGATGATGGCCTAAACATGCATAGCCTACAAGGTGATGCTAGATCAGAAACATCATCAAGGGATGTAGGATGTGTGATGTACGCTCAGAAACACACTCGTAAAGCTTGGATGCAGCCTTTGATTCATCGTAATAAGTGGCTTGAATGGCCGAATTCTGCAAAACTTATTCGGGTTTCTTCCATCGATGATCCTGCAGAAGCAACATTCTGTGAGCCTGTGGAAAGCAATAACTCTGACCATTCATTCGCAGCTGAAGTTGCCAACACCATCGGGCTAAG AAAGAAACCCTTCCGTGTTCACAGCATGGTTAAGTACGGCGCCATAGCTCGAGGAGAAGCAGAGATTTACATGAAATTTGCAATGTCTGGATACAAAGAGAAGATATGGGATCATGCAGCAGGTGTACTCCTGGTGCAAGAGGCAGGTGGAGTGGTCACGGATGGGGCAGGACGGCCACTGGACTTTTCGAGAGGAATATACTTAGAAAGCCTGGATAGAGGCTTAATTGCTTGTTGCGGATCTAGGTTGcatcaaaaaataatttcagCTGTTTATGCTAGTTGGGAATCGTCACATCTGTAA